AGCCTCAGTGTCGCCACCCGCACCGAGCACCTGCCCCTCGACTTCGAGCTGTACCTGCCCGAGGGCTGGACCAACGACGCGGCTCGCCGCCGCGAGGCCCGAATCCCCGCCGAGGTCCCCTTCAAGACCAAGCCCCAACTGGCGCTGCAAATGATTGACCGGGCCGTGAAGGACGGTGTTCCTCCGGGTGTCGTCCTGGCGGATACCGCCTACGGCACCTCCAGTCAGTTCCGAGCGCACCTGCGCTCGTTGGGCTTGCACTACGCGGTGGCGGTGGACCCCCAAACCACCGTCTGCAGGCTGGATGAAAAGGGGCGTCCCCGAGGGGACGCGCGGAGTGTTTCGGACCTGGCCCTGCGCATTCATGAGCGGGGAGGCTTCCGACGGTGCACCTGGCGCAAGGGCACCCAGGAGGACTTGTCGGCATGCTTTGCCCTGCGTCAAGTCATCGCCGCGGGCGTACCCCAGCGCAAGCAGGAGCC
The window above is part of the Pyxidicoccus trucidator genome. Proteins encoded here:
- a CDS encoding IS701 family transposase, translating into SLSVATRTEHLPLDFELYLPEGWTNDAARRREARIPAEVPFKTKPQLALQMIDRAVKDGVPPGVVLADTAYGTSSQFRAHLRSLGLHYAVAVDPQTTVCRLDEKGRPRGDARSVSDLALRIHERGGFRRCTWRKGTQEDLSACFALRQVIAAGVPQRKQEPLGLLIEWRDDEPEPANYFLVSLPGRRTKKQLIRLVMQRWRTERVYEDLKGELGLDHYEGRRFPGWHHHVSVALCCYAFIVAERARRFPPSARGTAEAHTQPLPA